The following proteins come from a genomic window of Lolium rigidum isolate FL_2022 chromosome 5, APGP_CSIRO_Lrig_0.1, whole genome shotgun sequence:
- the LOC124652599 gene encoding pectinesterase inhibitor 28-like, whose amino-acid sequence MHVSALILIPEAERLEEHTTDSDFERYSTLRSLAAMAPGSPAVLPPVLALLLVVPLVVSTVGKSPTSTVPTIRSQRGKPNTVTSQPLVRALVQSTCNATTYYDLCVAAIVADPSSSTAGLRGLCAIAVSAAAANASAIQAALAKNATMSPGSSGSDSLPGGGVGRAQAQASLMLRSCAGKYGEAREALLDARESVGEEAYDYAFVHVSAAAEYPAVCRTLFRRKRVAYPAELAKREKALEHLCTVAIDIMTLLS is encoded by the exons ATGCATGTCTCAGCTCTCATTCTGATTCCTGAGGCGGAGAGGCTAGAGGA ACACACCACTGACAGCGATTTTGAGAGATACAGTACACTACGTAGCTTGGCAGCAATGGCGCCGGGCTCACCGGCTGTACTACCTCCAGTGCTAGCGCTGCTCCTCGTCGTCCCGCTGGTCGTCTCTACTGTAGGCAAATCACCAACATCGACAGTGCCGACAATTCGATCTCAGCGTGGCAAGCCGAACACCGTCACCTCGCAGCCGCTGGTGCGCGCTCTGGTGCAGTCCACCTGCAACGCCACCACTTACTACGACCTCTGCGTGGCCGCCATCGTCGCCGACCCCTCCAGCTCCACCGCCGGCCTCCGCGGCCTCTGCGCCATCGCGGTctccgcggccgccgccaacGCCTCCGCCATCCAGGCAGCTCTGGCCAAGAACGCCACCATGTCTCCAGGCTCTTCAGGCTCAGATTCGCTGCCGGGCGGCGGTGTtgggcgcgcgcaagcgcaggCGTCGCTCATGTTGCGATCCTGCGCGGGCAAGTACGGCGAGGCACGGGAAGCGCTGCTGGATGCCCGGGAATCGGTGGGGGAGGAAGCGTACGACTACGCCTTCGTGCACGTGAGCGCGGCGGCGGAGTACCCGGCTGTGTGCCGGACGCTGTTCCGGAGGAAGCGGGTGGCGTACCCTGCGGAACTGGCCAAGAGGGAGAAGGCGCTGGAGCACCTCTGCACCGTCGCCATCGACATCATGACGCTCCTATCCTAG